A part of uncultured Treponema sp. genomic DNA contains:
- a CDS encoding manganese efflux pump MntP family protein — protein MSVLELFILAVGLSMDAFAVSICKGLAAKKVSIKEMCIAGVWFGGFQALMPFLGWILGSRFKYYIENFDHWIAFLLLVAIGANMIRESFSDECEKVDNSFALKTMFVMAVATSIDALAVGITFGLLLDSWKEIILASLFICSITFCFSAAGVKIGSVFGNKYEKKAEIAGGIILILIGIKILLNHLGIL, from the coding sequence ATGTCTGTATTGGAATTGTTTATTTTGGCTGTAGGATTAAGCATGGACGCATTTGCGGTTTCAATTTGCAAGGGACTGGCTGCAAAAAAAGTTTCCATCAAGGAAATGTGCATTGCCGGCGTCTGGTTCGGCGGATTTCAGGCTTTGATGCCATTTTTAGGCTGGATTCTAGGCTCAAGATTTAAATATTATATAGAAAACTTTGACCATTGGATTGCATTTCTTCTTTTAGTCGCAATCGGCGCAAACATGATTCGGGAATCTTTTTCTGATGAATGTGAAAAAGTTGACAATTCGTTCGCGCTAAAAACAATGTTTGTAATGGCGGTTGCCACAAGCATAGATGCGCTTGCAGTCGGAATAACATTCGGTCTTTTGCTCGACAGCTGGAAGGAAATAATTCTTGCAAGTCTTTTTATCTGCTCAATAACATTCTGCTTTTCCGCAGCCGGAGTAAAAATCGGAAGCGTATTCGGAAACAAGTACGAAAAAAAGGCAGAGATTGCAGGCGGAATAATTTTAATCTTAATCGGAATAAAAATTCTTTTAAATCACCTTGGAATTTTATAA
- a CDS encoding DNA/RNA non-specific endonuclease, whose translation MNFKHKIILAAFNVLLAASVFPQEISELEIPLCPASSCGENSGDHEIHGYSGFSLCFRNSYKDAEWVSYTLTQEKLIKNARRTNKFIEDKNISTGSAKLSDYKASGYDRGHLAPAADMAWSEQSENESFLMSNMTPQVPQFNRGIWKELESQVRKYAQSLDFLIVATGPVLEKQPEEYSAIGQSKVCVPEYFYKVLLAKDKDGNWQSIGFIIPNEKSEQDILSYKVCVNEVEAKTGIDFFSALDDSIEEEIESQTENIFTQDYPFKPDNGNMDKSDMTKS comes from the coding sequence ATGAACTTTAAGCATAAAATAATCCTTGCAGCCTTTAACGTTTTGCTTGCAGCATCAGTTTTTCCGCAGGAAATATCAGAACTGGAAATTCCGCTCTGCCCCGCTTCAAGTTGCGGCGAAAACTCAGGCGACCACGAAATCCACGGATATTCCGGGTTTTCACTGTGCTTTAGGAACAGCTACAAGGACGCTGAATGGGTAAGCTACACTCTCACGCAGGAAAAGCTAATAAAAAACGCGCGGCGGACAAACAAATTCATAGAAGACAAGAATATTTCAACAGGAAGCGCGAAACTTTCAGACTACAAGGCAAGCGGATATGACAGAGGACACCTTGCGCCGGCGGCAGACATGGCTTGGAGCGAACAAAGCGAAAACGAAAGCTTTTTGATGAGCAACATGACACCTCAAGTTCCGCAGTTCAACAGAGGAATCTGGAAAGAGCTTGAGTCCCAAGTCAGAAAATACGCCCAAAGCCTGGACTTTCTGATTGTAGCGACAGGCCCGGTTCTTGAAAAACAGCCGGAAGAATATAGCGCCATAGGGCAAAGCAAAGTCTGTGTCCCCGAATATTTTTACAAAGTGCTTCTTGCAAAAGACAAGGACGGAAACTGGCAGTCAATAGGATTCATAATTCCCAACGAAAAGAGCGAGCAGGACATTCTCTCGTACAAAGTATGCGTAAATGAAGTGGAAGCAAAAACCGGCATAGACTTTTTCAGCGCGCTAGACGATTCCATTGAAGAAGAAATAGAAAGCCAGACAGAAAATATATTTACGCAAGATTATCCGTTCAAGCCGGACAATGGCAATATGGACAAGTCTGATATGACAAAAAGTTAA
- the asnA gene encoding aspartate--ammonia ligase, with protein sequence MPDLYIPENYKPLLSVKETEKAIVLLKDFFQLALSTELGLTRVTAPLFVKSGTGINDDLNGVERPVKFPVKDMGDAQMEIVHSLAKWKRLKVSELGLGCGFGIYTDMNAIRADETLDNLHSLYVDQWDWEMHIDENDRNVMFLRESVERIYRVLKQTEFFVYDRYEEITPILPPKITFVYSDDLYRLYPKMTPKERENEFCKKHGAIFVIGIGGKLPDGSIHDGRAPDYDDWITESGDGHIGLNGDLLVWNPVLNQAMELSSMGIRVSKESLVAQLKERGCPERAELDFHKKLLSGSLVQTMGGGIGQSRLCMYFLRKAHIGETQVSIWPDSMINECEKHGIAIL encoded by the coding sequence ATGCCTGATTTGTATATTCCAGAAAACTACAAGCCTTTGCTTAGCGTAAAGGAAACTGAAAAAGCTATTGTTTTGCTGAAGGATTTTTTTCAGCTTGCGCTTTCCACGGAGCTTGGGCTTACAAGAGTTACAGCGCCTTTGTTTGTAAAATCAGGCACTGGAATAAACGACGACTTGAACGGAGTTGAGCGGCCTGTAAAATTCCCTGTAAAAGACATGGGGGATGCCCAGATGGAAATTGTGCATTCGCTTGCAAAATGGAAGCGTCTGAAAGTTTCCGAACTGGGGCTTGGCTGCGGATTTGGAATCTACACAGACATGAACGCTATCCGCGCGGACGAAACTTTGGACAATCTTCATTCGCTTTACGTTGACCAGTGGGACTGGGAAATGCACATCGATGAAAACGACAGAAATGTAATGTTCCTTCGCGAGTCTGTTGAGCGTATTTACAGAGTTCTTAAGCAGACTGAATTTTTTGTCTATGACAGATACGAAGAAATCACTCCGATTCTTCCGCCGAAAATTACTTTTGTGTATTCAGATGATTTGTACAGACTTTATCCAAAGATGACTCCAAAAGAGCGTGAAAACGAATTCTGCAAAAAGCACGGAGCAATTTTTGTAATAGGAATCGGCGGAAAACTTCCGGACGGCTCAATCCATGACGGACGCGCTCCAGACTATGACGACTGGATTACAGAAAGCGGCGACGGACACATAGGACTTAACGGCGACCTTTTGGTCTGGAATCCTGTTTTGAATCAGGCAATGGAACTTTCTTCCATGGGAATAAGAGTTTCCAAGGAATCTTTGGTTGCCCAGCTAAAGGAACGCGGTTGCCCGGAACGTGCGGAACTTGATTTCCATAAAAAGCTTTTGAGCGGTTCTCTTGTACAGACAATGGGCGGCGGAATCGGACAGTCGCGCTTGTGCATGTACTTTTTGCGCAAAGCCCATATCGGGGAAACTCAGGTCAGCATTTGGCCGGATTCCATGATAAATGAATGTGAGAAGCACGGAATTGCAATCCTCTAA
- a CDS encoding ATP-dependent RNA helicase: MSINYKNLPVYEQKERILEALKNNQVIIVQSPTGSGKTTQLPVILHEAGYSQTGTIAVTQPRRIAALSVSEFIAKQLKTKYPGLVGYKVRFEDKTDPTTKIKIMTDGILLQEMKLDPYMSKYSVIMVDEAHERSLNIDFALGLLKRILAVRHDFKVIVSSATMNAENFSRYFGNCPIINIETQTFPVAMVYDPPESKPTTTTEAGVEAILGKIEKTIDRVLDNKETGDILVFLPGEKIIKDCMQRLYNATFRNKIHIVPLYGRLPKEEQERVFDNAPFGKKKVVLSTNIAETSITINGITTVIDSGLAKLNFYSPKTFTSSLVETPVSRASCSQRRGRAGRTCEGTCYRLYSRKDFESRQEYTTEEIYRTDLSEVVLRMAELGITEFEKFDFISPPGHEGLVGAVNTLNMLGALEKDGSLSSIGKLMVQFPLEPRISRIIVESIMRYPNVMEEVLIASSFLSAQSPFVLPVGEEMDARQAHHSFRDMQGDFVAYVKMFRTYSEMKNKEAFCKKNYLDERVMAEIQNIKIQLEEIVSQKLQLPILNNGNLEDYLCCIGCGMIQFVCVREGRENYRSLTQDHISIHPGSSMFKANPVYIVAGEIVRTSRMFAMSVSPLTKKILEQISPGLEEKLNKIRAEKEKDRAEKLQAAKESKKKEKPESKKGAKKEDKKKDENTVSFGGESFECKKIKGKKILLLPWNEFKSALSKETNESLLNNIAGMKGVILMKGGFKLLSGEKMEVIMKIAKTLNLNPIDEKSWPRKLNINIFEDGGLEQLIKNIDFAMRITVAKAASKELGFVCLFTDGNGTYWFKVSRGFTTALNESLASLEKLIDDTKDSELDISRKEKINMLYRLLDGMYK; this comes from the coding sequence ATGTCAATAAACTACAAAAACCTTCCTGTCTATGAGCAGAAAGAAAGAATCCTTGAGGCGTTAAAAAACAATCAGGTTATAATAGTGCAAAGTCCGACCGGCTCTGGAAAAACCACGCAGCTTCCCGTTATCTTGCACGAAGCCGGATATTCGCAGACAGGAACAATCGCCGTAACCCAGCCAAGAAGAATCGCGGCGTTAAGTGTAAGCGAGTTCATTGCAAAGCAGCTAAAGACAAAATATCCGGGGCTTGTAGGCTACAAAGTGCGCTTTGAAGACAAGACCGACCCGACAACAAAAATCAAAATAATGACAGACGGAATTCTTTTGCAGGAAATGAAGCTGGATCCTTACATGAGCAAGTATTCCGTTATCATGGTGGATGAAGCGCATGAACGCAGCCTGAACATAGACTTTGCGCTTGGGCTTTTAAAAAGAATTCTTGCAGTGCGCCACGACTTTAAAGTAATAGTAAGCTCCGCCACAATGAATGCGGAAAATTTCAGCAGGTACTTTGGCAACTGCCCTATCATAAATATTGAGACACAGACATTTCCTGTTGCGATGGTTTATGATCCGCCTGAATCCAAGCCGACTACAACAACAGAAGCCGGAGTTGAAGCAATCCTTGGAAAGATAGAAAAGACAATCGACCGGGTGCTGGACAACAAGGAAACCGGCGACATTCTTGTTTTTCTTCCGGGCGAAAAAATAATCAAGGACTGCATGCAGCGGCTTTACAACGCCACGTTCAGAAACAAAATCCATATTGTTCCGCTTTACGGAAGGCTTCCAAAAGAAGAGCAGGAACGGGTCTTTGACAATGCTCCGTTCGGAAAAAAGAAAGTTGTCCTTAGCACGAACATTGCAGAAACTTCTATTACAATAAACGGAATTACAACAGTAATTGATTCAGGACTTGCAAAGCTGAATTTCTACAGCCCAAAGACATTCACTTCAAGCCTTGTGGAAACTCCAGTAAGCCGCGCAAGCTGCAGCCAGAGAAGAGGAAGAGCCGGACGCACTTGCGAAGGAACTTGCTACAGGCTTTATTCACGCAAGGACTTTGAAAGCCGCCAGGAATACACAACAGAAGAGATTTACAGAACAGACTTAAGCGAAGTTGTTTTGCGCATGGCGGAACTTGGAATAACAGAATTTGAAAAGTTCGACTTTATTTCGCCACCAGGACACGAAGGACTTGTTGGAGCTGTAAACACATTGAATATGCTGGGCGCACTTGAAAAAGACGGCTCGCTTTCCAGCATCGGAAAACTCATGGTTCAGTTCCCGCTTGAGCCTCGCATAAGCCGAATAATTGTAGAAAGCATAATGCGCTATCCGAATGTGATGGAAGAAGTTCTGATTGCCTCTTCGTTCTTAAGCGCGCAGTCTCCGTTTGTGCTTCCTGTTGGAGAAGAAATGGACGCACGGCAAGCACACCATTCATTTAGAGACATGCAGGGAGACTTTGTTGCCTACGTAAAAATGTTCAGGACTTATTCAGAAATGAAAAACAAGGAAGCGTTCTGCAAAAAGAATTACCTTGACGAGCGTGTAATGGCGGAAATCCAGAACATAAAAATTCAGCTTGAAGAAATCGTGTCGCAAAAGCTTCAGCTTCCAATTTTAAACAACGGAAATCTGGAAGACTATCTTTGCTGCATTGGCTGCGGAATGATTCAGTTTGTATGCGTGCGAGAAGGAAGAGAAAACTACAGAAGTCTTACGCAAGACCACATTTCAATTCATCCCGGCTCCTCGATGTTCAAGGCGAATCCAGTTTACATTGTAGCCGGAGAAATTGTGCGCACAAGCAGAATGTTCGCAATGAGTGTTTCGCCGCTTACAAAAAAAATCCTTGAGCAGATAAGTCCAGGACTTGAAGAAAAGCTAAACAAAATCCGCGCGGAAAAAGAAAAGGACAGAGCAGAAAAACTTCAGGCCGCAAAAGAATCAAAGAAAAAAGAAAAGCCGGAAAGCAAAAAAGGCGCAAAAAAAGAAGACAAGAAAAAGGATGAAAACACAGTTTCGTTCGGCGGAGAATCATTCGAATGCAAAAAAATCAAAGGCAAAAAAATATTGCTTCTTCCTTGGAATGAATTCAAAAGCGCACTCTCAAAGGAAACAAACGAAAGCCTCCTGAACAACATCGCAGGCATGAAAGGCGTAATTCTTATGAAGGGCGGATTCAAGCTTCTTTCCGGCGAAAAAATGGAAGTCATAATGAAGATTGCAAAGACGCTCAACTTGAATCCGATTGATGAAAAATCCTGGCCGCGCAAGCTGAACATAAACATCTTTGAGGACGGCGGACTTGAACAGCTAATAAAAAACATTGACTTTGCGATGCGCATTACAGTTGCAAAAGCCGCTTCAAAGGAACTTGGATTTGTCTGCCTGTTTACGGACGGAAACGGAACTTACTGGTTCAAGGTTTCAAGAGGATTTACAACCGCGCTCAATGAAAGCCTTGCCTCCCTTGAAAAGCTCATTGACGACACAAAGGATTCAGAGCTTGATATTTCACGAAAAGAAAAAATCAATATGCTCTACAGACTTTTGGACGGAATGTATAAGTAA
- a CDS encoding CapA family protein: MKRVFISAIFIAGLLLASCESSKVEEPKANEFEIKEDELVTSQNFLDGKLLLTFAGDIMAHSENTRGNFKDIYTEIEDIVKQADLSFANLETSVDDKKDFSSYPRFSVKESYADAAIEAGFNVFSLVNNHCNDFGKAGLESTRKYFEKKQNELNAQNKELYFAGIKKHKGEQIEFIPIEKDGWRILFAAVTELANQWTDTEYFDFLKPAKKEREKFLELIKQKRTECDLLILSFHCAEEEYVLTIAENQKKFYHALIDSGVDVLWINHPHVAKDWELISYNGVPRKIIFYAMGNTISGQRRNPEFSNPANRREYTGDGYISQVAFEKDSGGAKIFWVNPVLVTTLITDEKYFVIKKLNDEFLNTLEETSKWKPYLSERKRLMEQIKGTTRCQ, from the coding sequence ATGAAAAGAGTGTTTATTAGTGCAATCTTTATAGCCGGACTGCTACTTGCTTCATGCGAATCCTCCAAAGTAGAAGAGCCTAAAGCAAATGAATTTGAAATAAAGGAAGACGAGCTTGTTACATCTCAAAACTTCTTAGACGGAAAGCTTCTTCTTACATTTGCAGGCGATATAATGGCGCATTCCGAAAACACAAGGGGAAACTTCAAGGACATTTACACGGAAATTGAAGACATCGTAAAGCAAGCCGACCTTTCATTTGCGAACTTGGAAACTTCCGTGGACGACAAAAAGGACTTTTCTTCATATCCGCGGTTCAGTGTAAAAGAAAGCTACGCAGACGCCGCAATAGAAGCCGGATTCAATGTGTTCAGCCTTGTGAATAATCACTGCAATGACTTTGGAAAAGCCGGGCTTGAGTCCACCAGAAAGTACTTTGAAAAAAAGCAGAATGAGCTAAACGCGCAGAACAAGGAGCTTTATTTTGCAGGAATAAAAAAGCACAAGGGAGAGCAAATAGAGTTCATTCCGATTGAAAAAGACGGATGGAGAATTCTTTTTGCCGCGGTTACAGAGCTTGCAAACCAGTGGACTGACACCGAATACTTTGACTTCCTTAAGCCCGCGAAAAAAGAGCGTGAAAAATTCCTTGAGCTTATAAAGCAGAAAAGGACTGAATGCGACCTGCTGATTTTAAGCTTTCACTGCGCGGAAGAAGAATACGTTCTGACCATTGCTGAAAATCAAAAAAAATTTTATCATGCACTTATTGATTCTGGCGTTGACGTTCTTTGGATAAACCATCCGCACGTTGCAAAAGACTGGGAGCTTATATCTTACAATGGAGTTCCTAGAAAGATTATCTTCTACGCAATGGGAAACACAATCAGCGGGCAAAGAAGAAATCCCGAGTTTTCAAATCCGGCAAACAGAAGGGAATACACCGGGGACGGCTATATTTCGCAGGTTGCCTTTGAAAAGGATTCCGGCGGTGCAAAAATCTTCTGGGTGAATCCAGTTCTTGTTACAACGCTTATTACAGATGAGAAATACTTCGTCATAAAGAAGCTGAATGATGAATTTCTAAATACACTGGAAGAAACTTCAAAATGGAAACCGTATCTTTCAGAACGAAAAAGACTTATGGAACAAATAAAAGGAACAACTAGATGTCAATAA
- a CDS encoding flagellar motor switch protein FliG, whose product MNLQDYRLNAYSAGAGQNKKLVHKPVFENVNSAIDRIEKQNKENAERQNIEQAKIAAKTGTWFEKKKSATSDDVKDAAKNLTSGGLVKIPASSTEKDSIYRRVAKFLVIIGIDEAAKILPHLTEEQTEKIIPEIASIQKITPEESASILEEFESLVEKAREEGGLETARNILTKAYGSEKAEDMLKKSVKYPDGKPFDYLSDANAERIKVLIDGESDAVKSLVLSQIEPKKAAKVINLMDVEDKKKIVLRLAKMKPVAPEVLAEIDKSLHEKLLTQNTENSQNMDGRGVLAQILKRMNPSAENSIINTLSEQDPELGEDLRKRLFTEEDVIGSDDRFIQNYLHDMEDRDIAILIYGKNDAFREKILSNVSKNRRRVILDEESMIHHLTKSDSEKMTSSFYSVLRRAWENGDLRVSGRDEGEVYV is encoded by the coding sequence ATGAATTTACAAGATTACAGGCTTAACGCTTATTCTGCTGGAGCCGGTCAGAATAAAAAACTTGTCCATAAGCCGGTTTTTGAAAATGTCAATTCAGCAATAGACAGAATTGAAAAGCAGAACAAAGAGAATGCGGAAAGGCAAAATATAGAGCAGGCAAAAATCGCGGCAAAAACTGGAACTTGGTTTGAAAAGAAAAAATCAGCGACATCAGATGATGTAAAAGACGCGGCAAAAAATCTTACGAGCGGCGGACTTGTAAAGATTCCGGCTTCTTCAACAGAAAAAGATAGTATATATAGAAGAGTTGCAAAATTTCTTGTGATAATCGGAATTGACGAGGCTGCAAAAATTCTTCCGCATTTAACAGAAGAGCAGACAGAAAAAATAATTCCAGAAATCGCTTCAATTCAAAAAATCACGCCGGAAGAGTCAGCTTCGATTCTTGAGGAATTTGAATCTCTTGTTGAAAAGGCTAGGGAAGAAGGCGGACTTGAGACTGCGCGGAATATTTTGACCAAGGCTTACGGTTCTGAAAAAGCTGAGGATATGCTCAAAAAATCTGTGAAGTATCCGGACGGAAAGCCTTTTGACTATCTTTCGGATGCGAATGCTGAGCGAATTAAAGTTTTGATTGACGGAGAATCTGATGCTGTAAAGTCGCTTGTTCTTTCGCAGATTGAGCCTAAAAAAGCCGCAAAAGTTATAAATTTAATGGACGTTGAGGACAAAAAAAAGATTGTCCTGCGCCTTGCAAAAATGAAGCCGGTTGCCCCAGAAGTTCTTGCTGAAATTGACAAGAGCCTGCACGAAAAGCTTCTTACCCAGAACACGGAAAATTCACAGAACATGGACGGACGCGGAGTTCTTGCCCAGATTCTAAAGAGAATGAATCCTTCCGCGGAAAATTCAATTATCAATACATTGAGCGAGCAGGATCCAGAGCTTGGCGAAGATTTGCGCAAACGGCTTTTTACAGAAGAAGATGTTATTGGCTCAGATGACAGATTTATTCAAAATTATCTTCATGACATGGAAGACCGCGACATTGCAATTTTGATTTATGGAAAAAATGATGCGTTTAGAGAAAAGATTCTTTCAAATGTTTCCAAGAACAGAAGGCGCGTTATCCTTGATGAAGAAAGCATGATTCATCATTTGACAAAATCCGACAGCGAAAAAATGACTTCATCGTTTTATTCCGTTCTTAGGCGCGCTTGGGAAAACGGAGATTTGCGTGTTTCTGGAAGAGATGAAGGTGAGGTTTATGTATGA
- the galT gene encoding UDP-glucose--hexose-1-phosphate uridylyltransferase → MNIYESINSLAGYGLATGLIKKDDVVYTKNRLLELFALDGFENEQQAEFVPSVEVCELENILKSLLDYAVEKKFIEDSIVYRDLFDTKIMSCLVARPSEVQAEFNSLYKKSAKEATDWYYKFSQHTDYIRRYRVCKDLKWKASTEYGDIDITINLSKPEKDPKAIAAARNAKQGGYPACLLCKENEGYAGRVNHAARQTHRIIPVELNGRMFGLQYSPYVYYNEHCIVFSYEHEPMKICPETFRYLFDFIKLFPHYIIGSNADLPIVGGSILSHNHFQGGNYEFPMAKAPVEEKFTVAGFEDVDCGIVKWPMSVIRLDGTDSEKVCLLADKILEKWRAYTDEASFIFAETDGEKHNTITPIARMKNGKFELDLVLRNNITTAEHPLGVFHPHAELHHIKKENIGLIEVMGLAVLPSRLKKELAGLEDAILSGTDFSADEVLGKHYDWVKSFVPKYSSITKDNVGKILQDEVGIVFAKVLEDAGVYKRNPEGKKAFEKFIKSL, encoded by the coding sequence ATGAATATTTACGAATCTATTAATTCCCTTGCAGGCTATGGTCTTGCAACTGGTCTCATCAAGAAAGATGATGTTGTTTATACAAAGAACCGTTTGCTTGAGCTTTTTGCTCTTGATGGATTTGAAAACGAGCAGCAGGCGGAATTTGTGCCTTCCGTAGAGGTTTGCGAGCTTGAAAATATTCTAAAAAGCCTTTTGGACTATGCGGTGGAAAAAAAGTTCATAGAGGACAGCATTGTTTACCGCGACTTGTTCGACACAAAGATTATGTCTTGCCTTGTTGCGCGTCCTTCGGAAGTTCAGGCGGAGTTCAATTCGCTTTATAAGAAGTCCGCAAAGGAAGCGACTGACTGGTACTATAAATTCAGCCAGCACACTGACTATATCCGCCGCTACAGAGTCTGCAAGGACTTAAAATGGAAGGCAAGCACCGAATACGGCGACATCGACATTACAATCAACCTTTCAAAGCCTGAAAAAGACCCAAAAGCAATCGCAGCCGCACGCAACGCAAAGCAGGGCGGTTATCCAGCCTGTCTTTTGTGCAAGGAAAACGAAGGCTATGCAGGACGCGTAAACCATGCCGCGCGCCAGACCCACAGAATTATTCCTGTTGAGCTGAACGGAAGAATGTTCGGGCTTCAGTATTCGCCTTATGTCTATTACAACGAGCACTGCATTGTCTTTAGCTACGAGCACGAGCCGATGAAAATCTGCCCGGAAACTTTCCGCTATCTTTTTGACTTTATAAAGCTTTTTCCGCACTACATAATCGGAAGCAACGCTGACTTGCCGATTGTTGGCGGCTCGATTCTTTCGCATAACCATTTTCAGGGCGGAAACTACGAGTTCCCTATGGCGAAAGCTCCTGTTGAAGAAAAATTCACGGTCGCAGGCTTTGAGGACGTTGACTGCGGAATTGTAAAGTGGCCGATGAGCGTAATCCGCTTGGACGGAACTGATTCTGAAAAAGTCTGTCTTCTTGCCGACAAGATTCTTGAAAAGTGGCGGGCATACACAGATGAGGCTTCTTTTATTTTTGCGGAAACTGACGGTGAAAAGCACAATACAATCACGCCGATTGCCCGCATGAAAAACGGAAAGTTCGAGCTTGATTTGGTCTTGCGCAACAATATAACCACTGCCGAGCATCCGCTTGGTGTGTTCCATCCGCACGCAGAGCTTCACCACATAAAAAAGGAAAACATCGGGCTGATTGAAGTTATGGGGCTTGCGGTTCTTCCGTCAAGGCTTAAAAAGGAGCTTGCAGGCTTGGAAGATGCAATTTTGAGCGGCACTGACTTTAGCGCGGACGAAGTTCTTGGAAAGCATTACGACTGGGTAAAATCCTTTGTTCCAAAGTACAGCAGCATAACAAAAGACAACGTTGGAAAAATCCTTCAGGACGAAGTCGGAATCGTGTTTGCAAAAGTTCTTGAAGACGCCGGCGTTTACAAAAGAAATCCAGAAGGTAAAAAAGCATTTGAAAAATTTATAAAATCGTTGTAG
- a CDS encoding Do family serine endopeptidase: MKNLVKKIAYIAGAAVMAAGIFSLSCKVNKGSASVAFAETPATQIPQDSLAVTQALQDSFRSITSQVLPAVVEVDVKETTKVKTFSPFKDLPFFFGIPRDGEEGDGTKELEQSALGSGVIVRRTGNTVYVLTNNHVVGNATSIKIKLNDEREFEGKLVGKDERMDIALVSFESSDKSIAIAKLGDSSTIHQGDIVLALGSPLGYFASVTQGIVSATGRSGGQIGSISDFIQTDAAINQGNSGGPLVNIFGEVIGINTWIASNSGGSQGLGFSIPINNIKESINQFIDKGKITYGWVGISLVETTDEYKEQLGIDKKQQGALASQVFLDGPAYKGGILPGDFIIGLNGHDIKSVDQLIREIGGIPAGKTTTIKVLRGKTTKEISVKIDERNEEVTANDTKLWPGFVASPLTPDLRKRLNIEKEKVEGVVVARVFEKSPAAALRLQEGDIICAVNDKKVSSLEEFYAALDTSSKKEIWYDVYSNGHVVTTARYKIGK, translated from the coding sequence ATGAAAAATTTAGTGAAGAAGATTGCGTACATAGCCGGTGCCGCAGTAATGGCAGCCGGAATATTTTCGCTTTCATGCAAAGTAAACAAAGGCTCTGCAAGCGTCGCTTTCGCAGAAACACCAGCCACGCAAATTCCGCAGGACTCATTGGCAGTTACTCAGGCTTTGCAGGATTCATTCCGTTCGATAACATCCCAAGTGCTTCCAGCCGTTGTAGAAGTTGATGTAAAGGAAACAACAAAAGTAAAAACATTTTCTCCATTTAAAGACCTTCCGTTCTTCTTTGGAATTCCACGCGACGGAGAAGAAGGAGACGGAACAAAAGAACTTGAGCAGTCCGCGCTTGGTTCCGGCGTAATTGTAAGAAGAACAGGAAACACAGTTTATGTTCTTACAAATAACCACGTTGTAGGAAACGCCACTTCAATAAAAATAAAGCTTAACGATGAGCGCGAATTTGAAGGAAAACTCGTTGGAAAAGATGAGCGCATGGACATTGCTCTTGTTTCATTTGAAAGCAGCGACAAGTCAATTGCAATTGCAAAGCTCGGAGACAGCAGCACAATTCATCAGGGAGACATCGTTCTTGCACTTGGAAGTCCTCTCGGATATTTTGCGTCTGTAACACAGGGAATTGTAAGCGCAACAGGCAGAAGCGGCGGACAGATTGGCTCAATCAGCGACTTTATTCAGACTGACGCGGCAATCAACCAAGGAAACTCAGGAGGTCCGCTTGTAAATATTTTTGGAGAAGTAATCGGAATAAACACTTGGATTGCTTCAAATTCCGGCGGCTCACAGGGACTTGGATTTTCAATTCCAATCAACAACATAAAGGAATCAATAAACCAGTTCATTGACAAAGGAAAAATAACTTACGGATGGGTCGGAATCAGCCTAGTAGAAACTACTGATGAATACAAAGAGCAGCTTGGAATAGACAAAAAACAGCAGGGCGCGCTTGCAAGCCAAGTGTTCCTTGACGGACCTGCGTACAAAGGCGGAATTCTTCCGGGCGACTTTATAATCGGACTGAACGGACACGACATAAAATCCGTAGACCAGCTTATCCGCGAAATCGGAGGCATTCCAGCAGGAAAAACAACAACTATAAAAGTTCTGCGCGGAAAAACAACAAAGGAAATTTCTGTAAAAATTGACGAGCGCAACGAAGAAGTTACTGCAAACGACACAAAGCTCTGGCCAGGATTTGTAGCATCTCCGCTTACTCCAGACTTGCGGAAAAGGCTCAACATTGAAAAAGAAAAAGTTGAAGGCGTAGTTGTCGCAAGAGTATTTGAAAAATCCCCTGCCGCCGCATTAAGGCTCCAGGAAGGCGACATTATCTGCGCTGTAAACGACAAGAAAGTTTCAAGCCTTGAAGAATTCTATGCAGCTTTGGACACTAGCTCAAAGAAAGAAATTTGGTACGATGTGTACAGCAACGGTCATGTAGTAACAACCGCAAGATACAAAATCGGAAAGTAA